Proteins encoded together in one Miscanthus floridulus cultivar M001 chromosome 16, ASM1932011v1, whole genome shotgun sequence window:
- the LOC136511021 gene encoding argininosuccinate synthase, chloroplastic-like produces MVIGKSYAFGRLDRCLKVSLLEEHVGEPISLEERSSESISERNCLSGESTNIELNPFRYLEIGIVAGVPVSINGQSLSPASLLAELNEIGWKHGIGRIDMVQNRLVGMKSRGVYKTPGGTLMAAAVRELEALTLDRETTQWKDMVALTYAELVYAGRWFDPLRQSLETIAATTTSSVTLKLYRGSASVASRKSPFSLYREDNQTDADGFIRLYVGGGHLSSLLTCLLCLIQK; encoded by the exons ATGGTGATTG GTAAAAGCTATGCGTTTGGTAGATTGGACCGGTGCTTGAAGGTGAGCTTGTTGGAGGAGCACGTGGGTGAACCGATCTCATTGGAGGAGAGGTCCAGCGAGAGCATCTCAGAGAGGAATTGCTTGAGCGGGGAG TCGACTAACATTGAGCTTAATCCGTTCAGGTATCTGGAGATTGGCATCGTCGCAGGCGTTCCTGTTTCCATCAACGGACAATCCCTCTCCCCCGCATCCCTCCTCGCAGAGCTCAACGAAATCGGTTGGAAGCATGGCATTGGGCGCATCGACATGGTGCAGAACCGCCTGGTGGGCATGAAGTCCCGCGGCGTCTACAAGACCCCAGGTGGCACCCTCATGGCCGCGGCGGTGCGCGAGCTGGAGGCCCTGACGCTGGACCGGGAGACCACACAGTGGAAGGACATGGTGGCCCTCACGTACGCCGAGCTGGTGTACGCGGGCCGCTGGTTCGACCCGCTCCGACAGTCCTTGGAGACGATCGCCGCGACGACCACCAGCTCGGTGACCCTGAAGCTGTACAGGGGCTCGGCGAGCGTCGCGTCCCGGAAGAGCCCGTTCAGCCTGTACAGGGAGGACAACCAGACTGACGCCGACGGGTTCATCAGGCTCTATGTTGGAGGAGGGCATCTGAGTTCTCTTCTGACTTGTCTGTTGTGTTTGATTCAGAAATAA